In Streptomyces durocortorensis, a genomic segment contains:
- a CDS encoding DUF3499 domain-containing protein yields the protein MRESRRSPLKSAVPSNIVSPVRRCSRTACGRPAVATLTYVYADSTAVLGPLATYAEPHCYDLCAEHSERLTAPRGWEVVRLSDGSAPTHPSGDDLEALANAVREAARPHDRGPDGGGRGPRSADPVEVARRGHLRVLRSPDS from the coding sequence GTGAGGGAGAGTCGTCGCAGCCCGCTCAAGAGTGCGGTACCGTCCAACATCGTGAGCCCTGTACGTCGCTGTTCGCGCACTGCGTGCGGCCGCCCTGCCGTCGCGACACTGACGTACGTCTATGCCGACTCGACTGCGGTCCTCGGCCCGCTCGCCACCTACGCCGAGCCCCACTGCTATGACCTCTGCGCCGAACACAGTGAGCGGCTGACCGCGCCACGGGGCTGGGAAGTGGTGCGGCTCTCCGACGGCTCCGCACCGACGCACCCCAGCGGCGACGACCTCGAAGCACTGGCCAACGCGGTCCGGGAAGCGGCGCGTCCGCACGACCGCGGGCCGGACGGCGGGGGCCGGGGCCCTCGTTCCGCGGACCCGGTGGAGGTGGCCCGCCGAGGCCACCTGAGGGTGCTGCGCTCACCTGATTCCTGA
- a CDS encoding phosphomannomutase/phosphoglucomutase, which produces MVADLSQLVKAYDVRGVVPDQWDESLAELFGAAFVQVTDAEAIVIGHDMRPTSPTLAGAFARGAAARGADVTLIGLCSTDQLYYASGALDLPGAMFTASHNPAQYNGIKMCRAGAAPVGQDTGLAEIRTLVEQWSEGAPQPAPSTAPGTITERDTLTDYAAHLLGLVDLTAIRPLKVVVDAGNGMGGHTVPTVLKGLPLDIVPMYFELDGTFPNHEANPLDPKNIVDLQARVLAEGADLGLAFDGDADRCFVVDERGAGVSPSAITALVAARELARNGGEGIVIHNLITSWSVPEVVRENGGTPVRTRVGHSFIKTEMAEHGAIFGGEHSAHYYFRDFWNADTGMLAALHVLAALGGQRKPLSELVAEYDRYAGSGEINSTVADQAASLTEVKKTYGTRDDVTFDDLDGLTVTTPGWWFNLRASNTEPLLRLNVEARDEKTMAAVRDEVLSLIRR; this is translated from the coding sequence GTGGTTGCTGATCTGTCGCAGCTCGTGAAGGCGTACGACGTGCGCGGAGTGGTGCCCGACCAGTGGGACGAATCACTGGCCGAACTCTTCGGGGCCGCGTTCGTCCAGGTCACGGACGCCGAGGCGATCGTGATCGGCCACGACATGCGCCCGACCTCACCCACCCTGGCGGGGGCGTTCGCCCGGGGTGCGGCGGCCCGGGGCGCGGACGTCACACTCATCGGGCTCTGCTCGACGGACCAGCTGTATTACGCCTCGGGCGCGCTGGACCTGCCCGGGGCGATGTTTACGGCCTCGCACAACCCGGCGCAGTACAACGGCATCAAGATGTGCCGGGCCGGTGCCGCACCGGTCGGCCAGGACACGGGCCTGGCCGAGATCCGCACACTGGTCGAACAGTGGTCGGAAGGCGCACCGCAGCCCGCCCCCTCCACCGCCCCCGGCACGATCACGGAACGTGACACGCTCACCGACTACGCGGCGCACCTCCTCGGCCTGGTCGACCTGACGGCGATCCGCCCCCTGAAGGTCGTGGTGGACGCGGGCAACGGCATGGGCGGCCACACAGTCCCCACGGTCCTCAAGGGCCTCCCGCTCGACATCGTACCCATGTACTTCGAGCTGGACGGCACCTTCCCGAACCACGAGGCCAACCCCCTAGACCCGAAGAACATCGTCGACCTCCAGGCCCGTGTCCTCGCCGAGGGGGCCGACCTCGGCCTCGCCTTCGACGGCGACGCGGACCGCTGCTTCGTGGTCGACGAGCGGGGCGCGGGCGTCTCGCCGTCCGCGATCACGGCCCTGGTAGCCGCCCGCGAACTGGCCCGCAACGGCGGCGAGGGCATCGTCATCCACAACCTGATCACCTCCTGGTCCGTCCCCGAGGTCGTCCGCGAGAACGGCGGCACCCCGGTCCGCACCCGGGTCGGCCACTCCTTCATCAAGACGGAGATGGCCGAGCACGGCGCCATCTTCGGCGGCGAGCACTCGGCGCACTACTACTTCCGCGACTTCTGGAACGCCGATACGGGCATGCTCGCCGCCCTCCACGTCCTCGCCGCGCTGGGCGGCCAGCGAAAGCCGCTCTCGGAGCTGGTCGCCGAGTACGACCGGTACGCGGGCTCCGGCGAGATCAACTCGACCGTTGCAGACCAGGCCGCAAGTCTCACCGAGGTCAAGAAGACCTACGGCACCCGCGACGACGTCACCTTCGACGACCTGGACGGCCTCACGGTCACGACGCCCGGCTGGTGGTTCAACCTCCGAGCCTCGAACACGGAGCCCCTGCTGCGCCTGAACGTCGAGGCGAGGGACGAGAAGACGATGGCGGCGGTACGCGACGAGGTCCTGAGCCTGATCAGGCGCTAG
- a CDS encoding metallopeptidase family protein, with translation MDSPVPPHPFEPRPRRRDRHGRGMRGPVAPPQVPLSASRGETFRDLVQDSVERLERRWPQLAEVDFVVLEVPGTPEETVPLGSAVPAGKERPAQIVVYRRPVEIRTKSREERALLVHEVVVEQVAELLGLAPESVDPRYGQD, from the coding sequence ATGGACAGTCCCGTACCTCCCCACCCGTTCGAGCCCCGGCCCCGACGCCGTGACCGGCACGGCCGCGGTATGCGCGGGCCGGTCGCACCGCCGCAGGTGCCGTTGTCGGCCAGCCGGGGGGAGACCTTCCGCGATCTGGTCCAGGACTCCGTGGAGCGGCTCGAACGGCGCTGGCCCCAGCTGGCCGAGGTCGACTTCGTCGTCCTCGAAGTGCCCGGTACGCCGGAGGAGACCGTTCCGCTCGGCAGTGCCGTCCCGGCGGGCAAGGAGCGGCCCGCGCAGATCGTCGTCTACCGGCGGCCCGTCGAGATCCGCACCAAGAGCCGCGAGGAGCGCGCCCTGCTCGTGCACGAGGTCGTCGTCGAGCAGGTCGCCGAGCTGCTGGGGCTCGCACCCGAGTCGGTCGACCCCCGGTACGGGCAGGACTAG